From Dermacentor albipictus isolate Rhodes 1998 colony chromosome 8, USDA_Dalb.pri_finalv2, whole genome shotgun sequence:
GCGGAGAGTTTGACCATTATATACTTGCCACCAATTAAATATCATGGTATCCTGCAGCTTTTCCAATAAAATaactttgtttcttgtttttggagGAACATTTAAGCTAAGTGGAGCCCCTATTTGCTTTGTTCAACCTGCACAGCGCAGACAGTCCTTTTTCTCTGCAGAAAGTGCAGTTGATACTTGCTTCTGCTGTGCTAATATTGTAAGTTTGTGGGACACCTTGTGAAGGGAGTGTCTAACGGCTGCCTTTATTTCTCATTCAGCGAAGGCTTTTGGATTCTTCAGCAATTTTCCAAGGAGCGTTAATGGCAACAGAAGCTTGCATACGCTCAGCACTCCTAATCTACGTAGCAGAAATTCGCAGATGAAGAGCCAGACGAGTTCACGAAAGCAATGGAGCATACCGAATTGACAACTAGGCGCGCACTGTCAAGCCCAACCTCtgttatattattttttttcacaaagAACTGAATATCCTTGAGCCTCATACGTCTCGTTATCCCAGACAGGCAATATCCTCAATTCTATTCACGACGTTGTTGATATGCGGACTGCATATTTTAAAGCGGAGCGTTCTTTacctcttccttcaactttcccacTGCAGCTCCTGCTGCGGTCGGGCACCCGCGTCAGGGGCTGGTTCAAGTCGTGTGTGTACATGACGCGAGTGcggcagagaggaaaggggaTTCGAGAACTTGGACCTTAGCACCACTTCGAATGTGCGCAGTACCCTATgcagctccctgggcgtcgccacactAGTCTCTCGcaagctgtaattatccgtgacgccCGAGAAGAGCACTGCAAAAATTTCAGCGCTTGACTTTGTGCTAACTTGCAAGTGCAAAGTAGAGGTAGATAGACTGGTAGAGATCAGAAATGGAGGAGAGGCACAGGATGGGTAAAACCGACACAGACGCTCAACGAGTAAACAAAAGCCTTGCCAGTGTTCGCCCGTTGTGCACATACGGAATTTATGTCCAACGTGCCCAACAGTATGTTTCTGCCGTTTCCGAAAAATAAAGATAATGCAaatatttagtaaagcaatgaagggggctagttggtgaacgttcatggttatattgcgctcagttttacaaacacgatattaaggaaggagaGGACGTGGATGGGCGGACgtgtttgcgctacgtccgtccacgtcctgtccttccttaatattgtgtttgtaaaactgagcgcaatgtAGCGATgaatgcaaatatgtcaagcggacaacttattGAGGACACACGGAACCCGAGCCACACTAAAGCGCACTGTATAGTCTAAGCGACACTAGCGAAGCCGTCACACCTCCAATCACTACTCAAGGTCACGGGGCTGCAAAACTTGAAGCGGAGTCGTcagctatggcgtgcctcatgattcGCTTTGTGCTTTTGCTACACGCAGCCCTATAATTCAGTTAAAGTTCGACATTTCAGGCCTCTTACGGTGTGCATTGTGAGGCAATTAATTAGGTGTACTCTCTCATAGGCGATAAATAACGGCGCACAACAACATTCATTGTCACTTTTTGTTTGTTCGGCTATTCTTGCGGTTCTAATACTCTGATGTAACCATTACTGATAGGAAATATGCCTGGTAGTTTCTGACTCTGGGACCAtctgatgctgtatataatatAACACACGTTTATTGTGAATGCAGTAACAATGAGCTTATAAAGTTCAAGCAACACAGTCCACAGAACACGCTCAGGGTGTTCTGTGTactgcgcagacaaacagcagtggttcaCGCATGATAACATTTGCCATCGACTCACCAGTTTCGTGTTGGACTGTATCTTTAAGAAACTAAACATTCCCCTTCAACATTAacgctaattattgtcaatcaaagaaaacagcacagaaagcttcgtttaCATTATTCcgcataatttaaaaaaaaacagcgtaaTGCGGGGGTGGTGCGTTCGACGCACGACGGCGGCAAGTGTTTCTTTTGTCCACTCTGGTTTCActtcatttctagtttcaaaAATTAAAGTTTTTGTGCAAATACTTTCTCCTATGCTTCCCTTGGCTTCCTTGCTTGTTGACTTCATATAGTTGTGATTACCAAAAAGGTAGCAGAATTGCCgggaaagacgaagcatcgattgcgccAGACGATTATTAGACAGCAATACGAACTAAGCATGGAagttttattggccatatgaACTTAAGTAagttcgcttactagctaaattaaccagcatggtgtcacgagcgcacaggcaaacatgaacacatctcacagGATAATCGCGGAGTCTCGCTTGTGAAAACGCTGCCGTGAGAAATAGCCCCAACAGCAATGCAGAAATTGACCTTCCcactgcctcttgcttcaacgcaacCTAATGGCGCCAATACACTTCGACGTGacccggcgcgcgcgcgcggtggtgGTTGCGCTACGTCAAGCCACGTCGGCTACACCGCGCCAGGCATATGTCCGTCCCCCTACAGTGCAACGCCGCGCAGCTGCCGCAGctggagtagcgcatgcgcagaacaACGCGCCCCACCGTGCCGCCTGTCGGGGAACATCCAAAGAAATCTTTTCGCGCGATCGCCACTGCGGATCGGACTGTTGCTCGGTGATGGCACGGACGCAGACACATTTCGCAAGACGAAATATTaaagacgtttagcttgtacgctattccggtaaacgggagcggtttgggcggattaccggatggtcggggcgtaaacgtgagcggtgtagccgcctggtgttgtagagctcaaccaggcaaacgcatagctaaaactgcagtaactcaccatatcctgcttcgccactcgtgcaaatttttggcagcggcgtaattgcgaacacgattacgccactgtcgaaaatttacgccagcagctaagcagaatgcagtaattagctctgcgtttgtgtggttgagctttgcgccaccagctggcgccaccgatcgggccgctcaccttgacgcccccgctaaaccggaaaaccgcccgcgtttgtccggataccggacacgctaaaggtctctattattagagacgtttagcttgtacgctaatccggtaaacgggagcggtttgggtgggttaccggatggtcggggcgtaaacgtgagcggtgaagccgcctggtgttgtagagctcaaccagacaaaagcatagctaaaactgcagtaactcaccatatcctgcttcgccactcgtgcaaatttttggcagcggcgtaattgtgaacacgattacgccactgtcgaatatttactccagcagctaagcagaatacagtaattagctctgtggttgtgtggttgagctttgcgccaccagctggcgccaccgatcgggccgcccacctttacgcccccgctaaaccggaaaaccgcccgcgctttcccggataccggacgcgctaaacgtCCCTATTGTCACTTTGTTGGTGCGTCGTCTGCGTCGCAAGAGGAACAGGTCTGTCTACATAAGGGATATATTTGACAAGCGTCCAGAGTGCGGAGAGTACCAACacctagtacaggagctgcggaACTGTGATCCTGAATACCATTTCAAGTATTTCAGGTAAATGACAACGTTGCTCCTTTCGGAATTGTGTAGCTCCAGCTCGGTTAAATATATTATGCGTAACTTTGATGCATTTGTCGCACGCAGGATGACAAAGGCATCATTTGACAAGCTGCTGAGCCTTGTTTACCGCAGGCTTGTTCATCCTCCTACTCACAGGAGACCCATCTCACCGGCAGAAAGGCTCGCGGTGACATTGAGGTAAAATATATGTTGATCATATTTCCTAGAATTTAGCCAATGCGGCCTCGTGCATCCATGTGTACTGTAGCTTCAGAAAATTTTTGGTAACATGTGGCAACAATTTATTCCCGaaaatatgcttttttttgttcGTGTTCCCAACTTTTCGTAATTTCAGAAATACGGAACCCACGTATTCACCTCCATGAACTTCCCCATAAATTAGAGTAAAGAATATACTGGCTCGtgttaagttttctttcttttttaagtgaTCGCATATATTTTCGAAAATTTTCGCCGCGCATAATTATAGTGCCTGCTAGGTTATTCTTATACTGAGTCACCGACGAGCCATTCTTGCTACTATTCGTGGCCCAATGGTGTCTGTAAAACGCGATGCAGGCATTAACGAATAGAATTGTGCTGATACAATTTGGTTCAGTGTAAACATACATGTCGAAATATTGGAACCATAATTTTACGGACTGCACTTTCAACATCTTTGCAGATTTTTGGCCACAGGAGGGTCCATGGAGGACATTGCATTGAGCTACCGAATGCATGCATCTACTGTAGCTAGCGTACTGAAGGAGACATTGCCAGCGATCTGGGACTGCTTGAGGCCCCTGGTACTAGCACGCCCAAGCACACAGAGGTGGAGCGACATAGCAGAGGAATACTATGACAAATGGGATTTTCCAAACACAATAGGGAGCATTgacggcaagcattttgcgatcAAATGTCCTAACAAGAGCGGCTCAGACTTCTACAATTACAAGGGTTTCTATTCACTAATTATGCTGGCTATAGCCGACGCCAACTATAGATTTATAATGGTGGACATCGGAGCCCAAGGCCGATATTCAGACGCCTCTTTTTTTAAGAGGAGTCCCCTCCAGGCAGTATTTGAAGAGGGTGCTCTGGGGCTGCCTTCAAATATTTCGAAGTGGCCACCCTGTTTGGTTGGCGATGCAGCCTTCCCTTTGCGGTCTTACCTCACGTGGCCCTACCCTGGGAGGAAGCTGGCTGATAGAAAAAAGGTCTTCAATTACCTCCTGTCGAGGGCCCGCAGGTGCATTGAAAATGCTTTCGGCATTCTAGTCTCCCGTTGGCGGGTGTTTCTTGGAAAGGTGGGAGGCGCACCAGAGCTCCTCAACATGATTCAGGCTGCCGTGTGTTTGCACAATTTTCTTATGGTAGACGCTGCCTACTGCCCTGATGAGTACAGCGACACGCTGTGCGGTGAGACGGTGTCTGACAGAGAATGGCGCTGCACTGTCACTGAAATTGGCACAAAGACAGTGCCGTCAAACAACCGCCCCACTTCAGctgccatggcaatgagggacgaATTAGCAGACTATGTTATGTCTGCAGAAGGCTCACTGCCGTGGCAGCTGAAGGTTGTCAGGCGATGCtaaaatatcctgtaaatatgcATGCATAGTTTGCACATGTTCTCTTTATTCCCAGCAGAACACTGTTCGAGTGCTGTCTTTTGTAAGACTGTATTTTATGTAATATTTTTTTCCCGCATTTCTCTTATGTTTAGCACTGTCTTACAAGCTGATTTTTTGTAGCTTATTGATTGCTGTTGGTTTATGTATTTTACCTACGTGCACATTTCGCTGGTTTTATACACACGCAATCCACTGCTTCTTATGTTACCAAgaattgtatttttctttctttttctgcgtaatgttattttttcttcattcagttGCATTTGTAACACTCTTCTTCAAGCGCTTTATTACTGCAAGCATTTTTGGCTGTTATGTGTTTTTTCTGTGGTGCTCCCTTTATTAAAGTACcttgaaataaacaaataaatcgtTTACTTTTTTTCGTCTTTGAACTAATCCAATCCCCCTCCCCAACGTTGGGCTGTGAGTATCGTCCCCTGATGTCCTCCTCTTCCCACCTGCAAGCTGCGAGAATGTTTCCATGAAGCCACGACTCAGTACTGGCTGCCCTGCCAGTACTCAGAAAACTGTCTCCCATGCAGCTGtgtgccggttcgcttgaaatcCAAACACGATAATTGGGACCCCATGGCGATCGCACATAAAGGCATACATCGGTCGTAGCCGGCCAAGTGGTAATAAAGCTACCACCGTTTTCACGGGCATTCTCAGAAGGCGCACGCGGATACCAAAGATCAAACCGGCTGGGCAGTGTCGCGTCGCCCAATTTCCGTGACCGAAAAGGTCGACGGAATATTTGGGAAGCACCCCTACCTTTCCATTTCACGCTCGTCTACTCTTTTGCTCCGAGCGAGCGTGCAGATCTAGTGCCTTTTCTACGGCGAGCCATTAATCCGTTTTCCTTGCACGCGTGGCTGTTTCccgcgtcccctcttcgcggaacccacATGCGTGCTTCGTTTCCGGTTATTGGCCGACACAGCAGGTGCGAACTCGTCCTGCGCAttgctgtagtcgcctaaactgggccacaGCAAAGTCAAGTCCCTAATCTCAAACTGACTCCTTCTTACGTATGGTTTGCCAGCAATTAAGTGCAAATTAATGAGCAACAAGCTGTTATTTTGTTATATATAAGCCAGAAGCACGCTGTAGCCATTTTTTGAACCACGTGTCTTTTTATATCAAGTGTACATTGCAGTGGTTTGTGAGCACATTGTTTAAAACATTTACTGCATGCATAGAGCACACGTAGAAAAAATGATATTTAATGATAAGGTTCAAATGGAGTGTACAAAAAACCAAGAGCAGTTACAGTTACGTATGTAATAACATGATATATTTGTGTGCAACACAAAGGTAAAAATGCAGCAAGTGTAAACAAAAATGCAGACATTCagatattcacacacacacacgtgtgtgtgtgttatctcAACTGCCAGCCTGTGTCCTCCGTTCCCTTGTCCTGGTATGTTGCATTGGAATAATCTGAACTACCCTCTGAAATCTGTAGGAAAAACACCTGACAATAACATATTCATCGTCATAGTGCAACTGAGCCTTTTGTTTGACGCTGCATGCAAACTGTTGCCTATGTATTAGACTGATGTCGAACATTTTGTACTACTGTATACGGTGCTCAATATACCTTGCGGGTGGCAAAAATTAAACTTTCTATAAGGTGCACAATGACATTAAAAATAGTTAAGAATATCTATCACATATTGTAAAATATTCCCACATTAGAAAGACCGACAAGAAATGCAAAACAAATACACTTTCTGAAGCATGTCATGCTGaaaatgcacagaaaaaaaagagaataccactcttaacccattgagggtcgaagccgtaaatatacggcggcgcgaacaggtccgaaaatggtcgaagccgtatatttacggctcCGTTTGTACGTTTAAAACGTGCGCTAACTTCCTAACtatttcttgcctggcatgtacTGCCACTACGTGGGAATACATGGAATTTTTTCCTCGCGTCTCCctctttcagttttcgttgtATAGTTTTTATTTGCTCCGacgcgtctgctaccgctcgcgcattggcgtgctcgcgggcgcgcggcggttagctTCGGAtttgttccgcacgcggtttcAGCTTCTTTCGcgcgcaaaactgatggctaccTCGTTCTtatcactcaaagggtgaccgcctcgTTTGATGAACTCGCTCGTTTGATGCTCACAGGTGACCGCCTCGTTTGATGAACTCGCTCGTTTGAtgctcacaggggtccgcatacgaaggatgccgccgtgcatgcgttttcttt
This genomic window contains:
- the LOC135915208 gene encoding uncharacterized protein translates to LVRRLRRKRNRSVYIRDIFDKRPECGEYQHLVQELRNCDPEYHFKYFRMTKASFDKLLSLVYRRLVHPPTHRRPISPAERLAVTLRFLATGGSMEDIALSYRMHASTVASVLKETLPAIWDCLRPLVLARPSTQRWSDIAEEYYDKWDFPNTIGSIDGKHFAIKCPNKSGSDFYNYKGFYSLIMLAIADANYRFIMVDIGAQGRYSDASFFKRSPLQAVFEEGALGLPSNISKWPPCLVGDAAFPLRSYLTWPYPGRKLADRKKVFNYLLSRARRCIENAFGILVSRWRVFLGKVGGAPELLNMIQAAVCLHNFLMVDAAYCPDEYSDTLCGETVSDREWRCTVTEIGTKTVPSNNRPTSAAMAMRDELADYVMSAEGSLPWQLKVVRRC